Proteins co-encoded in one Astyanax mexicanus isolate ESR-SI-001 chromosome 1, AstMex3_surface, whole genome shotgun sequence genomic window:
- the LOC111190048 gene encoding polyunsaturated fatty acid lipoxygenase ALOX15B-like, with protein sequence MSKYNIQVFTGDYLGSGTSNRIYINLIGKIGSSGQHWIKTLTGLWAGSEQLISVHCKSDIGDLLLVELEAKPVALGLIDDDWFCSKIIVTTPEGVSKLFPCYCWMSSNKRLSLREAVAKLGTKDTAPELLAHRQDNLKRRRQDFRWGIYAEGLPHIVNAESPTELPPVVRFSFTKEKEFLFTLGAAFKELKLGTEFNNKDRWNNIGELSSLLSEKKKTTTTKYVEKNWMRDDFFGYQFLNGLNPTMIKRCSELPENFPVTNDMVKSSLPEKSTLEMEIEKGNIFLCDYKRLNGLQGNEIDERKQYLSAPLCLLFSTPENKLMPIAIQLDQKPGARNPIFLPSDNEKDWLLAKIFVRGAEFNEHELNFHLLRTHLLGEVFTMAVLRNLPSCHPLFKLLVPHVRYNLQINIMARNLLVSPDGVFSQYTAIGNKPMTEFLKRAASSLTYSSLCLPDNIRERGVEKIPNYYYRDDGLDLWNIISSFVHGVLSFYYNDEDVQKDKELQAWIDEIVENCFQEKSKTGFPQSFVTVEELSKFVTMVIFTVSAQHAAVNNGQFDFGAWMPNFPSSLQCPPPTRKGDTTDDTILKTLPDVSTTLNIMAVVYLLSRESSDRYPLGYFPEALFREDIPLDLIAKFQEDLRVLDKKIEKRNKKLDLPYTYLSPKNVDNSIAI encoded by the exons ATGAGTAAATACAACATTCAAGTCTTCACTGGTGATTATTTGGGTTCTGGCACCTCCAACAGAATCTACATCAATTTAATTGGCAAAATCGGTTCCAGTGGACAGCATTGGATCAAAACTCTGACAGGCCTTTGGGCTGGATCT GAGCAACTCATCTCGGTACATTGCAAATCAGATATAGGTGATCTCTTACTGGTTGAACTGGAAGCAAAGCCAGTGGCCCTGGGACTGATTGATGATGATTGGTTCTGCTCCAAAATTATTGTAACAACACCTGAAGGAGTCAGTAAGCTTTTCCCATGCTATTGCTGGATGAGCAGCAACAAGAGGCTCTCTCTCCGAGAAGCTGTAG CCAAATTAGGAACCAAGGACACAGCTCCTGAACTTCTTGCACACAGACAAGACAATCTGAAGAGGCGTCGTCAAGACTTCAG GTGGGGTATATATGCTGAAGGATTACCTCACATTGTGAATGCTGAGAGTCCCACTGAGTTGCCACCTGTAGTCAGATTCTCTTTCACCAAAGAAAAAGAATTCCTGTTCACCCTGGGTGCAGC TTTCAAGGAGCTGAAACTTGGAACAGAATTTAATAACAAGGACAGATGGAATAACATTGGAGAACTCTCTAGTCTGCTCtcagaaaagaaaaagacaacAACAACAA AATATGTGGAGAAGAACTGGATGAGGGATGATTTCTTTGGATACCAGTTTCTTAATGGCCTGAACCCAACGATGATCAAGCGCTGTTCAGAACTACCTGAGAATTTCCCAGTCACCAATGATATGGTCAAAAGTTCTTTACCAGAGAAAAGCACATTAGAAATGGAAATTGAG AAAGGAAATATCTTCCTGTGTGACTACAAGAGATTGAATGGCCTTCAGGGAAATGAGATCGACGAAAGAAAGCAGTATCTTTCTGCTCCACTCTGCTTGCTTTTCAGCACTCCCGAGAACAAACTGATGCCAATTGCCATCCAG ttggaCCAGAAGCCTGGAGCACGGAATCCCATCTTTCTACCCTCTGATAATGAGAAGGATTGGTTGTTGGCAAAGATCTTTGTCAGAGGTGCAGAGTTTAATGAACATGAGCTGAACTTCCATCTGTTGCGCACTCACCTGCTGGGAGAAGTCTTCACTATGGCAGTATTGCGCAACCTGCCTTCATGTCATCCTCTGTTTAAG CTCCTGGTTCCCCATGTTCGCTACAATCTCCAAATCAACATCATGGCAAGAAATCTCTTGGTTTCACCGGATGGGGTTTTCTCTCAG TACACTGCCATAGGCAACAAACCTATGACTGAATTCCTGAAAAGAGCAGCCTCTTCTCTGACATACAGCTCTCTCTGCCTGCCGGACAACATCAGGGAGAGGGGCGTGGAGAAGATTCCCAACTACTACTACAGAGATGATGGACTGGATCTGTGGAATATCATTTCCAG TTTTGTGCATGGAGTCCTGTCTTTTTACTACAATGATGAAGACGTACAGAAAGACAAGGAGCTACAGGCATGGATAGATGAGATAGTAGAAAACTGCTTCCAGGAGAAGAGTAAGACTG GATTTCCACAGTCTTTTGTCACTGTTGAAGAACTGTCAAAGTTTGTCACCATGGTGATCTTCACTGTGTCTGCCCAACATGCTGCAGTCAACAACGGACAg TTTGATTTTGGGGCTTGGATGCCCAACTTCCCAAGCTCTCTCCAATGTCCTCCACCAACCAGAAAAGGAGACACCACAGATGACACCATTCTTAAGACTTTACCTGATGTCTCCACCACGCTTAACATAATGGCAGTTGTGTACTTGCTGAGCCGCGAGTCCTCTGATCGG TACCCACTTGGATATTTCCCCGAGGCATTATTCCGTGAGGACATACCCCTGGACCTGATTGCAAAGTTTCAAGAGGATCTGCGTGTTCTTgataagaaaattgaaaaaaggaACAAGAAGCTTGATCTTCCATACACTTACTTGAGTCCAAAGAATGTGGATAATAGCATTGCCATTTAG
- the LOC125780444 gene encoding tripartite motif-containing protein 16-like → MAEVSILDQDQFSCSVCLDLLKNPVAIPCGHSYCMVCINGCWDQEDQRGVYSCPQCRETFTPRPVLRRNNMLAEVVEKLKKTEVRAASPAHCYAGAGDVECDFCTGRKRKAIKSCLVCLASYCETHLQPHYQSPAFKKHKLVKASKQLQEKICSQHDKLIEIYCRTDQQFICYLCTMDEHMGHSTVAAVAERKEKQSEVKDMQKKFQQRIQEKQKKLQEVKQAVKTLKLSAQSAVEDSERIFTELIRSIEKKRSEVTELIRDQEKTELSAAEELLEQLEQEITDLKRRNTELEQLSHTEDHIHFLQRFQSVSVSSGGEDSPSITVHHHLSFDGVRKSLSDLKERLEEFCRKEFSKISPQVSAVQMILPSEPKTRGDFLQYFCRLTLDPNTVNQNLSLSENNRVGECINKQSYSDHPERFDCWKQVLSKESVSGRCYWEVEWSSPGGYVYISVSYKGISRKGWGNECRLGHNDQSWSLQCSPSLSFWYNNTETKISAPPSSRIGVYVDHSAGTLSFYSVSDTMTLLHTVHTTFTQPLYAGVWIYNFGSSVRFCDPQ, encoded by the exons ATGGCAGAGGTCAGTATTTTAGATCAGGAtcagttcagctgttcagtctgtctggatctactgaagaaTCCAGTAGctattccctgtggacacagttactgtatggtgtgtattaatggctgctgggatcaggaggatcagagGGGGGTCTACAGCTGCCCCCAGTGCAGAGAGACGTTCACTCCGAGGCCTGTTCTACGCAGAAacaacatgctggctgaagtggtggagaaactgaagaagacagaagtccgagctgcttctcctgctcactgttacgctggagctggagatgtggagtgtgatttctgtaCTGGGAGGAAACGTAAAGCCATCAAGTCCTGTTTGGTGTGTCTGGCTTCTTACTGTGAGACTCATCTCCAACCTCACTATCAGTCTCCtgcctttaagaagcacaagctggtcaaagcctccaAACAGCTGCAGgagaagatctgctctcagcatgaTAAACTGATCGAGATCTACTGTCGTACTGATCAacagtttatctgttatttatgtaCGATGGATGAACACATGGGTCACAGTACAGTTGCAGCTGTAGCAGAAAGGAAAGAGAAGCAG AGTGAAGTGAAAGATATGCAGAAGAAATTCCAGCAGAGAATCCAGGAGAAACAGAAGAAGCTGCAGGAGGTGAAACAGGCTGTGAAAACTCTTAAG CTCTCTGCACagtcagcagtggaggacagtgagaggatctttactgagctgatccgctccattgagaaaaagcgctctgaggtaacagagctgatcagagatcaggagaagactgaactgagtgcagctgaagaactcctggagcagctggagcaggagatcactgatctaaagaggagaaacactgagctggagcagctttcacacacagaggatcacatccactTCCTCCAG AGATTCCAGTCTGTGAGTGTCTCTTCTGGAGGTGAAGATTCACCCAGCATCACTGTCCATCATCATCTCTCATTTGATGGAGTGAGGAAATCTCTCTCTGATCTGAAAGAGCGACTGGAGGAATTCTGCAGGAAGGAATTCAGTAAAATCTCTCCACAGG TTTCAGCAGTTCAGATGATTTTACCCTCAGAACCAAAGACCAGAGGAGACTTTCTACAGT ATTTCTGTCGACTGactctggatccaaacacagtaaatcaGAACCTCAGTCTGTCTGAGAACAACAGAGTGGGGGAGTGCATTAATAAACAGAGTTactctgatcatccagagagatttgactGCTGGAAGCAGGTGTTGAGTAaggagagtgtgagtggacgctgttactgggaggttgagtggagcaGTCCTGGGGGATATGTGTACATATCAGTATCATATAAAGGGATCAGCAGGAAAGGATGGGGTAATGAATGCAGGTTAGGACACAATGATCAGTCCTGGAGTCTGCagtgttctccctctctctctttctggtacaacaacactgagactaagatctcagctcctccatcctccagaataggagtgtatgtggatcacagtgcaggaactctgtccttctacagcgtctctgatacaatgaccctcctacacacagtccacaccacattcactcagcccctctacgcTGGAGTCTGGATTTATAATTTTGGATCATCTGTGAGATTTTGTGATCCACAATAA